A single genomic interval of Carassius auratus strain Wakin chromosome 30, ASM336829v1, whole genome shotgun sequence harbors:
- the trpm6 gene encoding transient receptor potential cation channel subfamily M member 6 isoform X4: protein MSRRSWIQATFSKRECVKFLPASRDHHRCYPVCQVCQSLVRCCCGRLIAEHVGPYSGLLGHGPGPDEEWSVLQHTSVSPTDAFGSLDFQGSTKRTSHAKYVRLSCDTPAELLLQLMLREWHMEIPKLVISVHGGTENFNLSPRVCQAFSTGLIIAAESTGAWILTDGINTGVSKYVGDAVKVYGSHDLRKRNVFGITPWGIIENNTDLIGRDVLRHYQALGNPLSKRASLNGMHSHFLLVDDGTMGKSGCQIDLRKRLERHIHFQKIHPRLPQHVPLVCVVVEGGPAILSVVLEYVRRSSPVPVLVFEGTGRAADLLALIHKQTAVESKLDSDIKEDVLLRIQETFVVDRQEASELLSILMECMEYRELITIYDSESEDLQEADVAILTTSLRGTRASPEGQLNITLAWDRADVAKDNILVYGQQWQVGSLEQTMLDALVMDRVSFVKLLIENGMTMRRFLTISRLEQLYNTQKGSDHFLRHIIEDAKQTRLPAVYRISLIDIGMVIEYLIGGAYRSTYTRKSFRAMYSRIHNPAKEGVKETSSPFSKARKAAPTSETPPSRSHFHRTAQPCRHQCSSIGKRWRCFCGSMESRLWPGRLWPASFTVLWRWKPERAIWVTAWPRS, encoded by the exons ATG TCTAGACGAAGTTGGATCCAGGCCACTTTTTCCAAGAGAGAATGTGTGAAATTTCTGCCAGCCTCACGTGATCATCACAG ATGTTATCCAGTGTGTCAAGTTTGCCAAAGCTTAGTAAG ATGTTGCTGTGGGAGGCTGATCGCGGAGCATGTGGGTCCATACTCTGGCTTGCTGGGACATGGCCCTGGTCCTGACGAGGAGTGGTCAGTGCTGCAACACACCAGTGTCAGCCCCACTGATGCTTTCGGATCACTGGACTTCCAGGGCAGCACAAAGCGCACATCTCATGCCAAG TATGTACGTCTTTCCTGTGACACTCCAGCAGAGCTCCTGCTCCAACTGATGCTGAGAGAATGGCACATGGAGATACCCAAGTTGGTGATCTCTGTGcacggagggacagaaaacttCAATCTGTCTCCACGGGTGTGCCAGGCTTTCAGCACAGGGCTCATCATAGCTGCAGAGAGCACTGGAGCATGGATACTGACAGACGGGATCAATACTG GGGTGTCTAAGTATGTTGGTGATGCTGTAAAAGTGTATGGGTCACATGACCTCAGGAAGAGGAATGTTTTCGGGATCACACCCTGGGGCATTATTGAGAATAACACTGACCTTATTGGCCGGGAT GTTTTGAGGCACTACCAGGCTCTAGGTAATCCTTTGAGTAAACGTGCCAGCCTGAACGGCATGCATTCACACTTCCTGTTAGTTGATGATGGGACCATGGGCAAATCAGGCTGTCAAATAGACTTGAGGAAAAGGCTAGAAAGGCATATACACTTTCAGAAAATCCACCCTC GGCTGCCTCAGCATGTGCCTTTAGTGTGTGTTGTAGTGGAAGGGGGTCCTGCCATCCTCTCAGTGGTGCTGGAGTATGTGCGCAGAAGTTCTCCTGTGCCCGTGCTGGTGTTTGAGGGAACAGGCAGAGCTGCAGACCTGCTGGCtttaatacacaaacaaacagctgTAGAAAG TAAGTTGGACTCGGATATTAAGGAGGATGTCCTGCTGAGGATTCAGGAAACGTTTGTTGTGGACAGACAAGAGGCCTCTGAACTTCTCAGCATACTCATGGAATGCATGGAATATAGAGAGCTT ATCACCATTTACGACTCTGAATCAGAGGACCTTCAAGAGGCAGATGTTGCGATCCTGACTACATCACTGAGAG gtACCAGAGCTTCCCCTGAGGGGCAGCTAAATATCACGTTGGCCTGGGACAGAGCTGATGTGGCAAAGGACAACATTCTGGTGTACGGACAACAATGGCAG GTGGGATCTCTGGAGCAGACCATGTTGGATGCATTGGTAATGGACCGTGTCAGTTTTGTGAAGCTGCTGATTGAGAACGGCATGACCATGAGACGCTTCTTGACCATTTCTCGTCTGGAACAGCTCTACAATACA CAAAAAGGCTCTGATCATTTTCTTCGACACATCATCGAGGATGCCAAACAG ACTCGTCTGCCTGCTGTTTATAGGATATCTTTAATCGACATTGGAATGGTGATTGAATACCTTATTGGTGGAGCTTATCGAAGCACATATACACGCAAGAGCTTCAGAGCCATGTACAGTCGCATTCATAACCCAGCTAAG GAGGGTGTTAAGGAGACATCCAGCCCTTTCAGCAAAGCCAGGAAAGCAGCTCCAACTTCAGAGACCCCCCCATCTCGCTCCCATTTCCACAGAACTGCTCAGCCATGCAGACACCAG TGCTCAAGCATCGGCAAGAGATGGCGATGTTTCTGTGGCAGCATGGAGAGCAGGCTATGGCCAGGGCGGTTGTGGCCTGCAAGCTTTACCGTGCTATGGCGGTGGAAGCCAGAGAGAGCAATATGGGTGACAGCATGGCCGAGGAGCTGA
- the trpm6 gene encoding transient receptor potential cation channel subfamily M member 6 isoform X3, whose product MSRRSWIQATFSKRECVKFLPASRDHHRCYPVCQVCQSLVRCCCGRLIAEHVGPYSGLLGHGPGPDEEWSVLQHTSVSPTDAFGSLDFQGSTKRTSHAKYVRLSCDTPAELLLQLMLREWHMEIPKLVISVHGGTENFNLSPRVCQAFSTGLIIAAESTGAWILTDGINTGVSKYVGDAVKVYGSHDLRKRNVFGITPWGIIENNTDLIGRDVLRHYQALGNPLSKRASLNGMHSHFLLVDDGTMGKSGCQIDLRKRLERHIHFQKIHPRLPQHVPLVCVVVEGGPAILSVVLEYVRRSSPVPVLVFEGTGRAADLLALIHKQTAVESKLDSDIKEDVLLRIQETFVVDRQEASELLSILMECMEYRELITIYDSESEDLQEADVAILTTSLRGTRASPEGQLNITLAWDRADVAKDNILVYGQQWQVGSLEQTMLDALVMDRVSFVKLLIENGMTMRRFLTISRLEQLYNTQKGSDHFLRHIIEDAKQTRLPAVYRISLIDIGMVIEYLIGGAYRSTYTRKSFRAMYSRIHNPAKEGVKETSSPFSKARKAAPTSETPPSRSHFHRTAQPCRHQEGAIAPQDVKSTLSPEFLCTFNDLFVWAVLKHRQEMAMFLWQHGEQAMARAVVACKLYRAMAVEARESNMGDSMAEELKKNSLSRVRTAGCGSLGSGFPRE is encoded by the exons ATG TCTAGACGAAGTTGGATCCAGGCCACTTTTTCCAAGAGAGAATGTGTGAAATTTCTGCCAGCCTCACGTGATCATCACAG ATGTTATCCAGTGTGTCAAGTTTGCCAAAGCTTAGTAAG ATGTTGCTGTGGGAGGCTGATCGCGGAGCATGTGGGTCCATACTCTGGCTTGCTGGGACATGGCCCTGGTCCTGACGAGGAGTGGTCAGTGCTGCAACACACCAGTGTCAGCCCCACTGATGCTTTCGGATCACTGGACTTCCAGGGCAGCACAAAGCGCACATCTCATGCCAAG TATGTACGTCTTTCCTGTGACACTCCAGCAGAGCTCCTGCTCCAACTGATGCTGAGAGAATGGCACATGGAGATACCCAAGTTGGTGATCTCTGTGcacggagggacagaaaacttCAATCTGTCTCCACGGGTGTGCCAGGCTTTCAGCACAGGGCTCATCATAGCTGCAGAGAGCACTGGAGCATGGATACTGACAGACGGGATCAATACTG GGGTGTCTAAGTATGTTGGTGATGCTGTAAAAGTGTATGGGTCACATGACCTCAGGAAGAGGAATGTTTTCGGGATCACACCCTGGGGCATTATTGAGAATAACACTGACCTTATTGGCCGGGAT GTTTTGAGGCACTACCAGGCTCTAGGTAATCCTTTGAGTAAACGTGCCAGCCTGAACGGCATGCATTCACACTTCCTGTTAGTTGATGATGGGACCATGGGCAAATCAGGCTGTCAAATAGACTTGAGGAAAAGGCTAGAAAGGCATATACACTTTCAGAAAATCCACCCTC GGCTGCCTCAGCATGTGCCTTTAGTGTGTGTTGTAGTGGAAGGGGGTCCTGCCATCCTCTCAGTGGTGCTGGAGTATGTGCGCAGAAGTTCTCCTGTGCCCGTGCTGGTGTTTGAGGGAACAGGCAGAGCTGCAGACCTGCTGGCtttaatacacaaacaaacagctgTAGAAAG TAAGTTGGACTCGGATATTAAGGAGGATGTCCTGCTGAGGATTCAGGAAACGTTTGTTGTGGACAGACAAGAGGCCTCTGAACTTCTCAGCATACTCATGGAATGCATGGAATATAGAGAGCTT ATCACCATTTACGACTCTGAATCAGAGGACCTTCAAGAGGCAGATGTTGCGATCCTGACTACATCACTGAGAG gtACCAGAGCTTCCCCTGAGGGGCAGCTAAATATCACGTTGGCCTGGGACAGAGCTGATGTGGCAAAGGACAACATTCTGGTGTACGGACAACAATGGCAG GTGGGATCTCTGGAGCAGACCATGTTGGATGCATTGGTAATGGACCGTGTCAGTTTTGTGAAGCTGCTGATTGAGAACGGCATGACCATGAGACGCTTCTTGACCATTTCTCGTCTGGAACAGCTCTACAATACA CAAAAAGGCTCTGATCATTTTCTTCGACACATCATCGAGGATGCCAAACAG ACTCGTCTGCCTGCTGTTTATAGGATATCTTTAATCGACATTGGAATGGTGATTGAATACCTTATTGGTGGAGCTTATCGAAGCACATATACACGCAAGAGCTTCAGAGCCATGTACAGTCGCATTCATAACCCAGCTAAG GAGGGTGTTAAGGAGACATCCAGCCCTTTCAGCAAAGCCAGGAAAGCAGCTCCAACTTCAGAGACCCCCCCATCTCGCTCCCATTTCCACAGAACTGCTCAGCCATGCAGACACCAG GAGGGTGCGATTGCGCCTCAGGACGTGAAGTCAACCTTGAGCCCCGAGTTTTTATGCACTTTTAACGACCTGTTTGTGTGGGCAGTGCTCAAGCATCGGCAAGAGATGGCGATGTTTCTGTGGCAGCATGGAGAGCAGGCTATGGCCAGGGCGGTTGTGGCCTGCAAGCTTTACCGTGCTATGGCGGTGGAAGCCAGAGAGAGCAATATGGGTGACAGCATGGCCGAGGAGCTGAAGAAGAACTCTCTGTCA AGAGTTCGGACAGCTGGCTGTGGATCTCTTGGATCAGGCTTTCCGAGAGAATGA
- the trpm6 gene encoding transient receptor potential cation channel subfamily M member 6 isoform X1, with amino-acid sequence MSRRSWIQATFSKRECVKFLPASRDHHRCYPVCQVCQSLVRCCCGRLIAEHVGPYSGLLGHGPGPDEEWSVLQHTSVSPTDAFGSLDFQGSTKRTSHAKYVRLSCDTPAELLLQLMLREWHMEIPKLVISVHGGTENFNLSPRVCQAFSTGLIIAAESTGAWILTDGINTGVSKYVGDAVKVYGSHDLRKRNVFGITPWGIIENNTDLIGRDVLRHYQALGNPLSKRASLNGMHSHFLLVDDGTMGKSGCQIDLRKRLERHIHFQKIHPRLPQHVPLVCVVVEGGPAILSVVLEYVRRSSPVPVLVFEGTGRAADLLALIHKQTAVESKLDSDIKEDVLLRIQETFVVDRQEASELLSILMECMEYRELITIYDSESEDLQEADVAILTTSLRGTRASPEGQLNITLAWDRADVAKDNILVYGQQWQVGSLEQTMLDALVMDRVSFVKLLIENGMTMRRFLTISRLEQLYNTQKGSDHFLRHIIEDAKQTRLPAVYRISLIDIGMVIEYLIGGAYRSTYTRKSFRAMYSRIHNPAKEGVKETSSPFSKARKAAPTSETPPSRSHFHRTAQPCRHQEGAIAPQDVKSTLSPEFLCTFNDLFVWAVLKHRQEMAMFLWQHGEQAMARAVVACKLYRAMAVEARESNMGDSMAEELKKNSLEFGQLAVDLLDQAFRENERMAMKLLTWEMKDWSNFTCLQMAVSSGLRPFVAHNCTQMLLTDLWMGRLNLSKNSWFKIIASILMPVAIQMLEFKSQAEMSHVPQPQEALQFGWDLGSSGASEQEGAANTIQGDEERGSRCLCPWTRKVYDFYTAPVVKFWFHTMAFLGFLMMFSYTVLVRLDEKPNIQECLVITYILTMAVEKAREVLVLEPRKFTKKLKVWFSEYWNINDFMGILLFLVGVSLRWHQETRLASHIVYSLDFIFWSVRLLDLFAVNQHAGPYLTMITKMMSNMFYIVVIMAIVLVSFGTSRKSILSPNEDPSWNLLRDVVFQPYWMIFGEVYAGEIDACSKPETCVPGAFLTPFLQAVYLFVQYIIMVNVLIAFFNNVYFDMSSISRKLWKYNRYRYIMTYQEKPWLPPPLILLSHVTLCLSSMWQKHRKASKRGRTGLKLLLAPDDLKKLHEFEEKCVAGYFRDKKESQQGSQINQIRSAADKAEEMSGILVEVAEKISIIQDNMRTLDCHLGQLHDLSALAVDTLNFLSATDNQQQEAARLGQSQPIACRHEQVSHSCCLRIGGSVGPSQALPSPKHYRSMPPSLLRGLGPGRQRPSLELPPGTSVGPFEVRSKCVSASPAEEDCSFRWSLQRGDSREAVCHLSLPHLCVGWREKGMYESGEPSRASSPTMPLMRDLQLQPSHEESMEEDDDEDNLNAMSRSSSHTFLLTGSHSDGDQSVGIRNPAFYRLDDAGHVTRPQRLLGSKWAFDLEQSRSLSASLESMAMPDASTSEHSRRTLLAPPQHSHDQRGLSKIFKRQRSFGKKSIKTKAGTPENVKLDETRGCVHELEPRRKMRRKVKGLFDRRFRTSVSLTQLKRRFNKLRVSNKTCSLEYTPDQLNVDQMDFTKLAPSWLNTVTPGQPLLSSWAKSISQRPSVSSMTQEVKSSTFKLTEDLGQHYSAMERNNLMRLAHSIPFTPVSLLGGVEVCIYTLEETEAGSSLKDQSSKISTWIQNGRTAVLQPLAHQEVLDGGLRRATKVVCTWAESDVLKLGSVYVVKAFRPEVIRIWQKVFPISTSLHLCLREIQQQRAAQKLMQRFNQIKPSSVPYSPRFLDVSLLHWRSDGQWLTVEKNMSGHFRKYNNNTGEEISPSTGLEEAILAFSHWTYEYTNRELLVLDLQGVGADLTDPSLIRVDDKSSSGEMAFGPANLGDDAIQSFVLKHTCNSCCKKLGLSDLRSCRSQRKSVPAFDETSSTV; translated from the exons ATG TCTAGACGAAGTTGGATCCAGGCCACTTTTTCCAAGAGAGAATGTGTGAAATTTCTGCCAGCCTCACGTGATCATCACAG ATGTTATCCAGTGTGTCAAGTTTGCCAAAGCTTAGTAAG ATGTTGCTGTGGGAGGCTGATCGCGGAGCATGTGGGTCCATACTCTGGCTTGCTGGGACATGGCCCTGGTCCTGACGAGGAGTGGTCAGTGCTGCAACACACCAGTGTCAGCCCCACTGATGCTTTCGGATCACTGGACTTCCAGGGCAGCACAAAGCGCACATCTCATGCCAAG TATGTACGTCTTTCCTGTGACACTCCAGCAGAGCTCCTGCTCCAACTGATGCTGAGAGAATGGCACATGGAGATACCCAAGTTGGTGATCTCTGTGcacggagggacagaaaacttCAATCTGTCTCCACGGGTGTGCCAGGCTTTCAGCACAGGGCTCATCATAGCTGCAGAGAGCACTGGAGCATGGATACTGACAGACGGGATCAATACTG GGGTGTCTAAGTATGTTGGTGATGCTGTAAAAGTGTATGGGTCACATGACCTCAGGAAGAGGAATGTTTTCGGGATCACACCCTGGGGCATTATTGAGAATAACACTGACCTTATTGGCCGGGAT GTTTTGAGGCACTACCAGGCTCTAGGTAATCCTTTGAGTAAACGTGCCAGCCTGAACGGCATGCATTCACACTTCCTGTTAGTTGATGATGGGACCATGGGCAAATCAGGCTGTCAAATAGACTTGAGGAAAAGGCTAGAAAGGCATATACACTTTCAGAAAATCCACCCTC GGCTGCCTCAGCATGTGCCTTTAGTGTGTGTTGTAGTGGAAGGGGGTCCTGCCATCCTCTCAGTGGTGCTGGAGTATGTGCGCAGAAGTTCTCCTGTGCCCGTGCTGGTGTTTGAGGGAACAGGCAGAGCTGCAGACCTGCTGGCtttaatacacaaacaaacagctgTAGAAAG TAAGTTGGACTCGGATATTAAGGAGGATGTCCTGCTGAGGATTCAGGAAACGTTTGTTGTGGACAGACAAGAGGCCTCTGAACTTCTCAGCATACTCATGGAATGCATGGAATATAGAGAGCTT ATCACCATTTACGACTCTGAATCAGAGGACCTTCAAGAGGCAGATGTTGCGATCCTGACTACATCACTGAGAG gtACCAGAGCTTCCCCTGAGGGGCAGCTAAATATCACGTTGGCCTGGGACAGAGCTGATGTGGCAAAGGACAACATTCTGGTGTACGGACAACAATGGCAG GTGGGATCTCTGGAGCAGACCATGTTGGATGCATTGGTAATGGACCGTGTCAGTTTTGTGAAGCTGCTGATTGAGAACGGCATGACCATGAGACGCTTCTTGACCATTTCTCGTCTGGAACAGCTCTACAATACA CAAAAAGGCTCTGATCATTTTCTTCGACACATCATCGAGGATGCCAAACAG ACTCGTCTGCCTGCTGTTTATAGGATATCTTTAATCGACATTGGAATGGTGATTGAATACCTTATTGGTGGAGCTTATCGAAGCACATATACACGCAAGAGCTTCAGAGCCATGTACAGTCGCATTCATAACCCAGCTAAG GAGGGTGTTAAGGAGACATCCAGCCCTTTCAGCAAAGCCAGGAAAGCAGCTCCAACTTCAGAGACCCCCCCATCTCGCTCCCATTTCCACAGAACTGCTCAGCCATGCAGACACCAG GAGGGTGCGATTGCGCCTCAGGACGTGAAGTCAACCTTGAGCCCCGAGTTTTTATGCACTTTTAACGACCTGTTTGTGTGGGCAGTGCTCAAGCATCGGCAAGAGATGGCGATGTTTCTGTGGCAGCATGGAGAGCAGGCTATGGCCAGGGCGGTTGTGGCCTGCAAGCTTTACCGTGCTATGGCGGTGGAAGCCAGAGAGAGCAATATGGGTGACAGCATGGCCGAGGAGCTGAAGAAGAACTCTCT AGAGTTCGGACAGCTGGCTGTGGATCTCTTGGATCAGGCTTTCCGAGAGAATGAACGCATGGCGATGAAGCTGCTGACCTGGGAGATGAAGGACTGGAGTAACTTCACCTGTCTACAAATGGCCGTCTCCTCAGGACTCAGGCCATTTGTGGCTCACAACTGCACTCAGATGCTCCTCACAGACCTATGGATGGGCCGGCTCAACTTGAGCAAGAACTCCTGGTTCAAG ATTATTGCCAGTATCCTGATGCCTGTGGCCATTCAGATGCTAGAGTTTAAGAGTCAGGCAGAGATGTCCCATGTTCCTCAGCCCCAGGAAGCTTTGCAGTTTGGGTGGGACCTAGGAAGCTCTGGGGCATCGGAGCAAGAAGGGGCAGCAAATACA atTCAGGGTGATGAGGAGAGAGGGAGCAGGTGTCTTTGTCCCTGGACCAGAAAGGTGTATGACTTCTATACGGCTCCAGTGGTCAAATTCTGGTTTCACACA ATGGCGTTTTTGGGTTTCCTCATGATGTTCTCTTATACTGTGCTGGTGAGGCTGGATGAGAAACCCAACATTCAGGAGTGCTTGGTCATAACTTACATCCTGACCATGGCAGTGGAGAAAGCTCGAGAG GTGTTGGTTTTAGAGCCCAGGAAGTTCACTAAGAAGTTGAAGGTGTGGTTCAGTGAGTACTGGAATATCAATGACTTCATGGGCATCCTCCTGTTCCTGGTCGGAGTCTCCCTCCGGTGGCATCAAGAAACACGCTTAGCCAGTCACATTGTCTACTCTTTGGATTTCATCTTCTGGTCTGTCAGGCTTCTGGACCTTTTTGCTGTCAATCAGCATGCAGGACCCTACCTGACCATGATCACCAAAATG ATGAGCAACATGTTCTATATAGTAGTCATTATGGCGATTGTGCTGGTCAGTTTTGGCACGTCCAGGAAGTCCATTCTGTCCCCTAATGAGGATCCGTCCTGGAATCTGCTCAGAGATGTAGTCTTTCAGCCCTACTGGATGATCTTTGGGGAGGTGTACGCTGGAGAGATTGATG CATGTAGTAAACCTGAAACCTGTGTCCCTGGAGCTTTCCTCACCCCCTTCCTGCAGGCCGTCTACCTATTTGTTCAGTACATTATCATGGTTAATGTACTTATTGCATTCTTCAA CAATGTTTACTTTGACATGAGCTCCATATCTCGTAAGCTGTGGAAATACAACCGCTATCGTTACATCATGACATATCAGGAGAAGCCGTGGCTGCCGCCGCCTCTAATCCTTCTCAGTCATGTAACATTGTGTCTCAGCTCAATGTGGCAAAAGCACAGAAAGGCATCCAAACGGGGAAGAACTGGTCTGA AATTACTCTTGGCCCCTGATGATCTGAAGAAGTTGCATGAGTTTGAAGAAAAGTGTGTCGCTGGATATTTCAGAGACAAAAAGGAGAGTCAACAAGGCAGTCAAATCAACCAGATACGTTCTGCAGCTGACAA GGCTGAAGAGATGTCTGGAATATTAGTTGAGGTTGCTGAGAAGATCAGTATCATCCAGGACAATATGCGCACTTTAGACTGTCACTTGGGTCAGTTGCATGACTTGTCTGCTTTAGCAGTGGACACTCTAAACTTCCTCTCAGCCACAGACAACCAGCAGCAAGAGGCGGCCCGTCTTGGTCAGAGCCAGCCAATTGCATGCCGCCATGAGCAAGTGTCCCATAGCTGCTGTCTCCGCATTGGCGGAAGTGTCGGCCCCAGCCAAGCACTTCCGTCTCCAAAGCACTACCGCAGTATGCCACCTTCCTTACTCAGAGGCTTGGGGCCTGGCCGGCAGCGTCCTTCCCTGGAGCTGCCACCAGGGACGAGTGTTGGACCCTTTGAGGTCAGGAGCAAATGCGTGTCGGCAAGCCCAGCGGAAGAAGATTGTAGTTTTAGGTGGTCCCTACAGCGTGGCGATTCAAGAGAAGCTGTATGTCATCTCTCTTTACCTCACCTATGCGTTGGATGGAGGGAGAAGGGAATGTATGAATCTGGAGAACCATCACGTGCTAGTTCTCCCACCATGCCTCTGATGAGAGACTTACAGCTTCAACCCAGCCATGAGGAGTCTATGGAGGAAGACGATGATGAGGACAACTTAAATGCTATGTCCAGATCCTCCAGCCATACGTTCCTGCTTACAGGTTCCCACAGTGATGGGGATCAATCGGTGGGGATCAGAAACCCGGCATTCTACAGGCTTGATGATGCTGGACACGTCACAAGACCTCAAAGACTTTTAGGCAGCAAATGGGCTTTTGATTTGGAGCAGAGCCGCTCACTCTCGGCCAGCTTGGAGAGTATGGCCATGCCTGATGCCTCGACATCAGAGCACAGCAGAAGGACACTTCTGGCGCCTCCCCAACACAGCCATGACCAGAGAG GATTATCTAAGATCTTTAAGAGACAAAGGTCATTTGGGAAAAAGTCCATAAAGACCAAAGCAGGAACACCTGAGAAT GTAAAACTAGATGAAACACGGGGATGCGTGCATGAGCTGGAGCCACGCAGAAAAATGAGGAGGAAAGTAAAAGGCCTGTTTGACCGGAGATTCAGAACCTCAGTCAGTCTTACCCAGCTGA AAAGGAGGTTCAACAAACTCCGAGTTTCCAACAAAACCTGCTCTCTGGAATACACCCCAGATCAATTAA ATGTCGACCAAATGGATTTCACAAAATTGGCCCCATCATGGCTG AACACGGTGACCCCCGGGCAGCCACTTCTAAGCAGCTGGGCCAAGTCTATCAGTCAAAGACCCTC GGTAAGCAGCATGACACAAGAAG TAAAGAGCTCTACATTTAAGTTGACTGAAGATTTAGGCCAGCATTACTCAG caatGGAGAGGAACAACCTTATGAGACTTGCTCACTCTATACCATTCACCCCTGTGTCATTATTGG GTGGTGTTGAGGTCTGTATTTATACACTTGAGGAGACAGAAGCAGGGTCTTCACTTAAAGATCAGTCCTCTAAAATTTCCACCTGGATTCAGAACGGACGCACAGCTGTTCTTCAGCCTTTAGCCCACCAGGAGGTGCTGGATGGGGGTCTGCGCAGGGCCACCAAGGTGGTGTGTACCTGGGCTGAGAGTGATGTGTTGAAGCTGGGATCAGTATATGTGGTGAAAGCCTTCAGGCCAGAGGTGATTCGCATCTGGCAGAAAGTGTTCCCAATCAGCACTTCACTTCATCTCTGTCTGCGG GAAATCCAACAACAGAGAGCAGCACAGAAACTCATGCAGCGATTCAACCAAATTAAACCCAGCAGTGTGCCCTACAGTCCTAG GTTTCTAGATGTCTCCTTGCTGCACTGGCGCTCTGACGGCCAGTGGTTGACTGTTGAGAAGAACATGAGCGGTCATTTCAGGAAATACAACAATAATACAGGAGAGGAGATCTCGCCCTCCACTGGTCTGGAAGAAGCTATACTAGCGTTCTCTCACTGGACATACGAGTACACCAACAGGGAACTGCTAGTGCTGGATCTACAAG gTGTGGGAGCGGACCTCACAGACCCCTCTCTGATCAGAGTTGATGATAAAAG CTCCTCCGGAGAAATGGCGTTTGGACCTGCTAATTTGGGTGATGATGCAATCCAGAGCTTTGTTCTCAAGCACACCTGCAACTCCTGCTGCAAGAAGCTCGGTCTCTCAG ATTTGAGGAGTTGCCGCAGCCAAAGGAAATCAGTTCCTGCCTTTGATGAGACGAGCAGCACAGTTTAA